TTCTGCACATCTTTCAGAACGCTCATCACCCGGTCTTGATCGTGATTGGTAAGGAAGACCCCGTACTGGCCGGGCGGGTAACTGTTCACGACCGTATCCAAATTGGCAATCGCGCTGGCCGCGATCGGGCCGCTGGCCGACCGCACAAACGCCCCGGCCAGATCGAACTCGAAAGCAACATCCACTTCATCGCCAATATAATCCACTACCTGCGGCGTGAGTGTCCAGGCTTCGCCCACCGCAAACGCCTGTGGATTGATGCTTTTATACGACTGATGAAAGGCTTGAAGCCAGGCGTGGGTAGCGGGCGTGTTTTCCTGAGCCGGGCCTTGCTCGACGAAGTGCTTGATCGCATCCATGCGAAAACCGTCCGCGCCCATGTCTTCGAGCCAGAAGCGGGTGATGTTCTCAATTTCCGCGGTGACTTTTGGATTCTCCAAATTCAAATCCGGCATTTGCGACCAGAAGACGGCATAGTAATAGCCGTCTTTGCCGGCATACCAGACCTGCTGGCCCCACGGCCCTTTGTAATTAGGGGCCTCATCCGCCCAGACATACCAGTCACGATAATCGGGATTGCCTGAATTCGATTCCTTGAACCAGGGATGGCCCGTCCCGGTGTGGTTGAGCACCAGGTCAAGGATCACCCGAATACCGCGTTTGTGAGCCTCGCCCACCAGACGAAGGAAATCTTCTTTCGTGCCGTACTCTTGATCAACGGCGTAATAGTCTACGACATCGTAGCCGTGATAACTGGGCGATTCCATGATTGGCATAAGCCAGATGCCGGTCACGCCCAAATCGGTAGTTGTGTCGGGGTCGCCGTCGTTGAGATAGTCCAGCTTTTCGATCAGCCCATTAATATCTCCCACGCCGTCGCCATCCGAATCCTTGAAACTGCGGACGAAGACTTCGTAGAACACCGTTTCGTTCCACCACGGGCCGGTCGGGGCCGGTTCAGCCGTCGGTGTTGGAACAACGGCAGTTTCGGTTGGAGGGGGCGACTCAACCGTAGGCGTCCCGGCATTGCTGGTGGTGCAAGCCGCTAGAATCAGCAAGGCCAAAAGAGCAGAGCATCGTTGCCAAGGGTGTTTCATGATCCAGTGCCTTTCAAATAAGACCTGCCGCAGGTCTAAGCCACAATGCTCCTCGAGGGCAATGATATTTAGTTGCCTTGTTGCCCTGATGGAATGTTTTCCAGATTGCCGCCTACAGGCAGGCCGCTAGGAACGGAGGCTGGGATAGTGTTTTCCAGTTGCAGGGCGCTGGGCGAGGTAAGCGCATTGAGAAAGGCCAGCAGATCCTGCATCTCTTGATCTGAAAGTTGGGTCTGCTCCGACGCGACATCGGATTTGGTTGCCAGAATCGCCGCTAACACTTCAGGCTGGTTCTGGCAGGTGTCTTGCAAGACAATGGCTAGTTGAGCCGGATCGTAACCTTGCAGACTCGCCGCCGGATTCAGGTGATGCCGGACGACGGCTTCCAGTGTCGTAAAAGCGCCGTTGTGCATCCAGGGCCCGGTGAGGGCCACGTTGCGGAGCGGCGGCGTGCGGAAAGCGTAGCGATCACAGTCGTTGCCCGTCTCCCGCGCCCGGCCAAAGTCAAAGGGTTGTTCGCGGCCTTTGCCGTCGCCAAGTTGCGGCACGGCCAGGTTGTAAAACTTCTGGTCAGTGAGCAGGCCGCCGGAGTGGCAACTGGCGCAGGCGGCTTCCCCGTAGAACAAAGCCGCGCCGCGCTTGGCTTCAGGCGAGAGTGCCGCCAGATCGCCTCGAATGTAGCGATCAAACGGGCTGTCTTCAAACGTAAAGACCATGTTTTCGTAAGCGGCCATCGCGTTGGCGGCATGTTCAAAGCCCAATGAGTCCACCGGCGCGTCAGGGTAAGCGGCCCGGAAGAGTTCAACGTAACCCGGAATCACCAGCAGGCGCTTCATGATCGCCTTCCAGATCGGGCGCGCGGCATAATCGGGAAGCATCGCCAGTTCGTTAGTCTGGCCGAGGATGTCTTTGTCGCCCCGGTCGCCGCGCATCTCGTCACGTGAGGTCACCGGGAACATCGCCTGCGCGGCCAGCAAATTATCCAAACCCGACGGCAGGCGGTCACTGGCCGGCGTGTCGAAGCCAGTCGCAAGCGTGCCCGACACCCGCCCGTCCCAGAACAACACTTTCCATTCCACATATCCCAGGTTGAAGAGCGGCTGGGCGTTGCGCGGAATAAAGTCGCGTTTGTCTTCGAGCTTCACGCGCAGTTCACCCAGGCCCTGCCCGCGCGTGCCGATAGAGAGTGAGAGATTATCGCCAGTGGCCTTGAGCGAATGATGACAGGTGGCGCAGGCAATGTCGCGGTTGCCGCTCAGTTCCGGGTCCCAGAACAAAGCCTCGCCCAGCTTGACCAACTCTGGCGAGGGCGGGGCAGGGTTGGTGGGCGGACGCGCGCCAGCCTGCTTCATCAGGTTAACCAATTTGGCGTCCGGGCCTTGCCCGACGACCAAAGCCAGAACGAGCGCGCCGGCCAAAACAACTGCGCCCATCAGAATCAATCTTGAGCCTGAAACAGAAACGCGCAACGCCAGTACGCCCAGACAAGCGACCAGAATGAGGCTGAAGATCAGAATCAACGGACTCGCATTCGTCTGAGCTTGAATCTGGGGGGTGGCCGCCTTTTGAAAAAGCGGCTGGAGTCCTGTGTTCCCCTGTTGCGGATAGAGCAGGCGGTAGCGCTGGTTGGCGGCCACCCCGGTGAAAACTTGTTTCGTTCCGTCCGGCCAGCGGATGGTCAGATCAGCCGAGGTCTGCCGGCCCAGCCCAAAGTACAAGGCCAGTTCATTTCCGGCCCCGAGGCCCGAGCCGCTGATCACATCCTGCATTTGCGTCATACCGTCGGACGTGGTCAGGTAGACACGCGCCCCGACGGCGTCCCGGTTGACCGGCCCGCCGCCGACCAGTTCCAGAGCCAGCCAGCGATTGTTTTCGGTCAGGCCGGTCTGGTTGTGATAGAGGCGGTAGCCCTCATCCATGTTACCGACGGCCAGATCAACCCAGCCATCGCGGTCATAATCGGCGTAGGCCGCTCCCATGCTCATGCGAATGTCGGACGCTTGATTGTTGCAGGCCACCACTGTAAACGTGCCATCGGCGTTATTGCGGAAGAGTTTGTTGGCGGCGATGTCTTCGTGGTTGGTGGTGTCGGCTATCGCAAGATACAAGTCGCGCCAGCCGTCGTTGTTGTAGTCAAAAAACACGGCCCCCCACCCGATCCCGTTTGGGGTTTGCACGCCGGCCTGCCGGGCGACTTCCTGAAAGGTTCCATCGCCGTTGTTTTGCAACAGTTCCATCGGGCCGACGTTGGAGTAGTAGTAATCCAGGTCGCCGTCGTTGTCGTAATCGCCAATAGCCAGGCCCATGCCAAACAACCGGGAGTCGGCTCCGGCTTCACCCGCAACCTGGGTAAAGCACCATCCTTTACAGCCGGGGCCGTCGTTGCGCCACAACTTGTTGCCAATTCCGTTGATGAATTCGTCGTTGACCAGGTAGATGTCAAGGTCGCCGTCGTTGTCGTAGTCATTGAAGCTGGCGACGAAGCCCGCCCCGTTCAAACCGCCGCCCAGATAATCGGACACATCGCCGAACGTGCCATCGCCGTTGTTGTGGTATAGATGATCGGCGTCGCCCTCCATCGGTCGGCCACACTTCGGGTAGCACGACCAGTTGGCGATATAGAGATCGAGAAAGCCGTCATTGTCGAAGTCGCCCCACGAGGCAGTTTTGCTGTTGCGGTTATCGGTGATGCCCGCCTGCCGGGTGACATCCACCCAGCCCTTCCCGTCCTCATTGCGGAAAAGATTGTCGGCGCCCCAGTTGGCGACGAACAGATCGCGCCAGCCATCATTGTCGTAGTCGGCGAAGATTGCGCCGGCGCTGTGCGCGGCAGGCAAGGCCACCTGCGCTTGCAGAGGTGAGACGGAGAACGTGCCGTCGCCGTTGTTGTGGTAGAGCGTGTTCGGCCCGGCGGGGTCGGTCACGTAAAGATCAACCCAGCCGTCGTTGTCGTAATCGCCCCACGCCTGCCCAATCGCCATCTCCAAACTGACGACCCGGTTGTGAGTCACGCCGGCCTGACGGCTGACATCCACAAAAGCCTCAGCCGCCGCCGGCGTTTGCGCGGCAGCAGAATTAAGATAGCCCTGCTGTTGCAACAGGGCTATTCCCAAAACAACCAGTATCGTCAGCGTCACTGCGCGCCGCACTGAGCTTATTCCTTGACCGCGCCGGTAGTCAGGCCGCCCGCGATCTGATCTTGCAGGGCCAGATAGGTGATCATGATCGGCAGGGCGCCGATCAACGCCCCCGCCGCGAAGACGCCCCATTTTTTGTCGAATTGTCCGGCGGTAAAAATCTGCAAGCCCACCATCAGGGTGTATTCGCTAACATCGTTGAGCAGAATGCGGGCCAGGATGAAGTCGCCATAGGTGCCGATGAAGGACAGGATACCGATCACCACCAGGATCGGGCGCAGGAGCGGCAGGATGAGGTTCCAGAAAATCTGGAAATGTGACGCGCCGTCAATCATGCCCGATTCGTCAATGGCGCGCGGGACGGTGTCCAGAAACCCTTTCATCAGCCAGATGTTGATGCCCATGGAGCCACCCAGGTAAACCATGATCAACCCGGTATGCGTGTTCAGGCCCAGAGCCGGAACAATCTTGCCGAACTGAACGATGAGCACGTAGTTGGCGACCAGAGCCAGCAGGTTGGGGAAAACCTGAATGAGCAGGATGCCTTTGAGAATCGTGACCCGACCGGCGAAACGCAGGCGGGAAAAGGCATAAGCGGCCAGGGTGGTGATCGAAAGGCTCAAAATCGTGGTAATGCCGGCCACCTTGACCGAGTTCCACAACCATTTCCAGTAAAACAGTTCGCCAAACGAGAAATCCGGGTCGAGATTGAACAGGCGCTCATAGTTTTTGAAGCCGGCCTGGCGCGGAATTAGGTACTGGGTCGCCAGCGAGTTGGTGTTGTCGAACGAGGCCGACACCATCCACAGCACCGGGAAAATTGAGAAGGCGATCAGGAACACGGCCAGAACCAGCCTCGCCACCACGCCAAGTTGCTTTTGGAATTTTTGCGACGTTCGAAGTTGCTGATAAGACTGGGACAGGCTAGACATTTTCACTGACCTCCTCCCACATGTTGGTGAAGCGGTACTGGAACAAAGTGATAGAGCCGACAATGATGAAAACGATGATGGTAATCGCCGAGGCATAGCCGTATTGCACGCCGCGCCCGCCGCCTTCGAAGGCCAGTTTGTAGACATAGCTGATCAAGATGTCGGTATGACCGGCCTGGGTGGTGGCCCCCACAATCGGCGGCCCGCCCTGGATGAACAGGTAGATCAGGTTGAAGTTGTTGAAGTTGAACACGTACGATGCAATCAACAACGGGCCAACCGCCACTAGCAAGAGCGGCAGGGTAATGCTCCGGAAGCGATACCAGGGACTCGCGCCGTCCACAGTGGCGGCTTCGTACAAATCTCCCGGAATAGATTGCAAAGCGCCGCTGGTGACCAGCATGAAATAGGGGTAACCCAGCCACAGGTTAACTATCAACACCGCGATCTGGGCCCAGATCGGTTCCGTCGTCCAGTGCGGCGCCCAACCAAATAAGTATTCCAGGGTGCGGTTAATGATGCCGAATTCGGAATTCATCATGCCACGCCAGATCAAGATCGTGATCAACCCTGGAATCGTGTAAGGAATGAGCAGAAATGAGCGAATGATTTTCTTGAGCGGGAAATCCTTGTCGTTATAGAGAATCGCAATAAGCAGTCCCAGCGAAAAGGTGGAAAGAACGCTAACGGTTGGGAAGATAAAGTTCCAGATGAGGATCTGCACCAGCGGGCCACGCAGGGCGGGGCTGGTGGCAAATTGGACGAAGTTATCAACTCCAATCACGGTGCGGAAACCCGGCTTGAGGGTCTTGCCGTCTTTGGTCGTAAACGTGCCGTTGACGGCCTGGTAAACATCGCCGTTGGACTGATCGGTGATGGTATCCGTCGCTTCATCGTAGACGTAAAGAATTTCCAATTCTGCCGCTTCGCTGGGCGAGCGGATTTGAACCGTCTGATCGCCTTCCAGCCCAAACTTGACGTTGGGCAGTTCTTTGTCGGCGGCGGCCAATAAGGTGTTCAGCCGCTTGTAGCCCTCGATGGTTTGCGGAATCCCTTTGCTGTCCGCTTCGCCGATGCCGGCCTCGCCCGGTTTGGCCGGCGTGATTTCCTCACCCGGTTTGGCCAGGAACGATTCGCCGCCCTCGTTGACCAGCCACAAGGCATAAACACCGGCATCAGATTTAAAAGCCGTCCATTTGTAAGAGTTGCCGGAGTCTGGCAAATAGGTAGCCTCTTGAATGAGCGGCAGGGCTTCCTCTTTAGTCTGCAAATGGCCGTCGCCATAATTGGTGAAGGCAACGTAGACGGTGAAAATGATTGGGTAGATCGTAAAGAGGAGCATGAACGCCAGGCCAATCGCCATCCATCGAAAGGGATAAGCCCGGGGCAGCAGGAAAATCAGGTTGAACATTAGGGTGATGAGGCTCAGGATCACTGCGAGTTGAGTGAAGCTTTTGGTCACCGCATTAGCAATAAACCAGATCGCGCCTGCATCGAATAAGAGGACAAAGAGAACTCGCATTGACACCGAAAACGGCGACTCGACCGGCATCCCTGACGCTTTCGTTTGCCCAACGGCCATTGCCTTCATGATGATCTCCCTGCTCAATAAAGATAAACACCCCGCAAAAATATCCAGAAAAAAAACAAGATGAAGGCCGAGGATTATCTCCCCGGCCTTCATTGTGAACAGCTTTAACTACTTGGTAACGATGTCCAGGAGTTTGGTCTCCGGGTCGAAAGTGAACGAAACGGTGCCGTCGGCGGCCAGGGTGAACTTGTAGTTCGGGCCATCCTGCGCGCCATCAGAGCCGTAGTTGGTCGTCCAGGAGCCATCCAGCGCCACTTTGACTTCGTAGTCGCCAGCCTTCAAGCTCCAGGGGCCGCTGGCGAATTTGCCATCATCGCCCTTGGTCATGGCAGTCACGGCGCATTCCGGTTGCCAATCGCCGGGGCAACCG
This region of Chloroflexota bacterium genomic DNA includes:
- a CDS encoding alpha-amylase; this translates as MKHPWQRCSALLALLILAACTTSNAGTPTVESPPPTETAVVPTPTAEPAPTGPWWNETVFYEVFVRSFKDSDGDGVGDINGLIEKLDYLNDGDPDTTTDLGVTGIWLMPIMESPSYHGYDVVDYYAVDQEYGTKEDFLRLVGEAHKRGIRVILDLVLNHTGTGHPWFKESNSGNPDYRDWYVWADEAPNYKGPWGQQVWYAGKDGYYYAVFWSQMPDLNLENPKVTAEIENITRFWLEDMGADGFRMDAIKHFVEQGPAQENTPATHAWLQAFHQSYKSINPQAFAVGEAWTLTPQVVDYIGDEVDVAFEFDLAGAFVRSASGPIAASAIANLDTVVNSYPPGQYGVFLTNHDQDRVMSVLKDVQKAKLAAVMLLTSPGVPFIYYGEEIGMTGVKPDENIRRPMQWSGENSKVGFSTHTPWNAAARDYKETNVARQTDDPDSLLSLYRDLIHLRNTHAALRTGETLVVDADTQRLYAALRYNDDEAFLILVNVHPKPLTADLYNLTLEAGPFIGPLKAVSVLGLENPAAPEINANGGFSGYTPFQEIPAETAVIIQLTP
- a CDS encoding VCBS repeat-containing protein; protein product: MRRAVTLTILVVLGIALLQQQGYLNSAAAQTPAAAEAFVDVSRQAGVTHNRVVSLEMAIGQAWGDYDNDGWVDLYVTDPAGPNTLYHNNGDGTFSVSPLQAQVALPAAHSAGAIFADYDNDGWRDLFVANWGADNLFRNEDGKGWVDVTRQAGITDNRNSKTASWGDFDNDGFLDLYIANWSCYPKCGRPMEGDADHLYHNNGDGTFGDVSDYLGGGLNGAGFVASFNDYDNDGDLDIYLVNDEFINGIGNKLWRNDGPGCKGWCFTQVAGEAGADSRLFGMGLAIGDYDNDGDLDYYYSNVGPMELLQNNGDGTFQEVARQAGVQTPNGIGWGAVFFDYNNDGWRDLYLAIADTTNHEDIAANKLFRNNADGTFTVVACNNQASDIRMSMGAAYADYDRDGWVDLAVGNMDEGYRLYHNQTGLTENNRWLALELVGGGPVNRDAVGARVYLTTSDGMTQMQDVISGSGLGAGNELALYFGLGRQTSADLTIRWPDGTKQVFTGVAANQRYRLLYPQQGNTGLQPLFQKAATPQIQAQTNASPLILIFSLILVACLGVLALRVSVSGSRLILMGAVVLAGALVLALVVGQGPDAKLVNLMKQAGARPPTNPAPPSPELVKLGEALFWDPELSGNRDIACATCHHSLKATGDNLSLSIGTRGQGLGELRVKLEDKRDFIPRNAQPLFNLGYVEWKVLFWDGRVSGTLATGFDTPASDRLPSGLDNLLAAQAMFPVTSRDEMRGDRGDKDILGQTNELAMLPDYAARPIWKAIMKRLLVIPGYVELFRAAYPDAPVDSLGFEHAANAMAAYENMVFTFEDSPFDRYIRGDLAALSPEAKRGAALFYGEAACASCHSGGLLTDQKFYNLAVPQLGDGKGREQPFDFGRARETGNDCDRYAFRTPPLRNVALTGPWMHNGAFTTLEAVVRHHLNPAASLQGYDPAQLAIVLQDTCQNQPEVLAAILATKSDVASEQTQLSDQEMQDLLAFLNALTSPSALQLENTIPASVPSGLPVGGNLENIPSGQQGN
- a CDS encoding sugar ABC transporter permease, which gives rise to MSSLSQSYQQLRTSQKFQKQLGVVARLVLAVFLIAFSIFPVLWMVSASFDNTNSLATQYLIPRQAGFKNYERLFNLDPDFSFGELFYWKWLWNSVKVAGITTILSLSITTLAAYAFSRLRFAGRVTILKGILLIQVFPNLLALVANYVLIVQFGKIVPALGLNTHTGLIMVYLGGSMGINIWLMKGFLDTVPRAIDESGMIDGASHFQIFWNLILPLLRPILVVIGILSFIGTYGDFILARILLNDVSEYTLMVGLQIFTAGQFDKKWGVFAAGALIGALPIMITYLALQDQIAGGLTTGAVKE
- a CDS encoding ABC transporter permease subunit; translated protein: MKAMAVGQTKASGMPVESPFSVSMRVLFVLLFDAGAIWFIANAVTKSFTQLAVILSLITLMFNLIFLLPRAYPFRWMAIGLAFMLLFTIYPIIFTVYVAFTNYGDGHLQTKEEALPLIQEATYLPDSGNSYKWTAFKSDAGVYALWLVNEGGESFLAKPGEEITPAKPGEAGIGEADSKGIPQTIEGYKRLNTLLAAADKELPNVKFGLEGDQTVQIRSPSEAAELEILYVYDEATDTITDQSNGDVYQAVNGTFTTKDGKTLKPGFRTVIGVDNFVQFATSPALRGPLVQILIWNFIFPTVSVLSTFSLGLLIAILYNDKDFPLKKIIRSFLLIPYTIPGLITILIWRGMMNSEFGIINRTLEYLFGWAPHWTTEPIWAQIAVLIVNLWLGYPYFMLVTSGALQSIPGDLYEAATVDGASPWYRFRSITLPLLLVAVGPLLIASYVFNFNNFNLIYLFIQGGPPIVGATTQAGHTDILISYVYKLAFEGGGRGVQYGYASAITIIVFIIVGSITLFQYRFTNMWEEVSENV